The proteins below are encoded in one region of Brassica napus cultivar Da-Ae chromosome A6, Da-Ae, whole genome shotgun sequence:
- the LOC125575802 gene encoding mitochondrial phosphate carrier protein 2, mitochondrial-like: protein MSDSSRSLIPSFLYSSDHRLFQLHEPAMNMTQRKAQPSRSLKTSSVSSNGPSFAIPAPNEKVELYSPAYFAACTVGGMLSCGVTHTAVTPLDVLKCNMQIDPSKYKNITSAFKTTIKEQGLKGFTRGWSPTLIGYSAQGAFKYGLYEYAKKYYSDIVGPENAAKYKTLIYLAGSASAEIVADVALCPMEAVKVRVQTQPGFARGLSDGLPKIIRSEGVRGLFKGLVPLWGRQIPYTMMKFATFENTVELIYKKVIPTPKEECSEPVQLGVSFAGGYIAGIFCAVISHPADNLVSFLNNSKGATVSDAVKRLGLLGMFTRGLPLRIFMIGTLTGAQWVIYDAVKVLAGLPTTGGASPATALAPAVSA from the exons ATGTCGGACTCGAGCAGATCGTTGATCCCGAGCTTCCTCTACTCTTCCGACCATCGTCTGTTTCAGCTGCATGAGCCAGCGATGAACATGACGCAACGCAAAGCACAGCCGTCGAGGTCGCTGAAGACTTCTTCAGTCTCATCGAACGGTCCAAGTTTTGCGATTCCCGCGCCGAATGAGAAAGTAGAATTGTACTCTCCGGCGTATTTCGCGGCGTGTACAGTCGGCGGGATGCTGAGCTGCGGCGTCACCCACACGGCCGTTACGCCACTCGATGTCCTGAAATGTAATATGCAG ATTGATCCATCCAAGTACAAGAACATAACTTCTGCTTTCAAGACAACAATCAAAGAGCAAGGTCTCAAGGGTTTCACCAGAGGCTGGTCGCCAACTCTTATAGGGTACAGTGCTCAGGGAGCTTTTAAATACGGTCTGTATGAGTACGCCAAGAAATACTACTCAGACATCGTTGGACCAGAAAACGCAGCCAAATACAAGACCCTCATTTACCTAGCTGGCTCGGCCTCTGCGGAGATCGTCGCAGATGTGGCTCTCTGTCCAATGGAAGCTGTCAAAGTCAGGGTCCAGACTCAGCCTGGTTTCGCCCGCGGTTTATCTGATGGTCTACCAAAGATCATTAGATCAGAAGGCGTTCGAGGGTTGTTCAAAGGGCTTGTTCCTCTATGGGGACGCCAGATTCCAT ATACCATGATGAAATTTGCTACTTTTGAGAACACTGTGGAGCTCATATACAAGAAAGTGATTCCTACCCCAAAGGAAGAGTGCTCAGAGCCAGTTCAGCTAGGAGTTAGCTTCGCCGGTGGATACATTGCTGGAATTTTCTGCGCTGTTATCTCACATCCTGCAGATAACTTGGTCTCTTTCCTCAATAACTCTAAAGGAGCAACTGTTAGTGAT GCAGTAAAGAGGCTAGGGTTATTGGGTATGTTTACTCGTGGACTTCCTCTTCGCATTTTCATGATAGGAACACTTACTGGTGCTCAATGGGTTATCTATGATGCTGTCAAAGTTTTAGCTGGATT GCCAACCACTGGTGGTGCTTCTCCAGCTACTGCGCTTGCTCCAGCTGTAAGTGCATAA